CGGACAGGGCATGCAGCTGGAACACCAGGGCCAGGGTCAGGCGCGACTGCAGATCGGCCAGGCCCAGCGGCAGTTCGCGCGGCGCGGCGGCGGCAGCCAGCAACAGGCGCCGGCCGCTGTCACGCAGGCGGTTGAACAGATGGAACAGCGCCTCTTCCCAGTCCGCCCGGCCGACCACAGCATCCAGGTCGTCCAGGCACACCAGCTCGCACTGCTCCAGGTTATCCAGCACCTGCGGGCCGAACTCGGCCACCTCGGCCAGCGGCAGGTAGACCACCGCCTCGCCGCGCTGCTCGAAGCGCAGACAGGCCGCCTGCAGCAGGTGGCTGCGGCCCACGCCATCGCTACCCCAGAGGTAGATCAGGCTTTCCGTCCAGCCGGCATCGGCCTCGCACAGACGTTCGACATAGCCCAGTGCGGCGGCATTGGCACCCGGGTAGTAGTTGGCAAAGGTGGCGTCGTCGCGCAGGCGCACGCCTAGGGGAAGCTGAACTGGTTTCATGCGTTGGGCGGCGGATCTTGCGAGGCGCCGGAAGACTCTCCGTAAAGTTCGGAAAGTTTATAGAAATCATGCGCATGGCGCAGCAGCACCATGATGATTGCGGCAACCGGCAGGGCCAACAACACACCGACGAAGCCAAATAGCTGGCCACCGGCGAGGATGGCGAAGATTACGGCCACCGGATGCAGGCCGATGCGATCCCCCACCAGCATCGGGGTCAGCAGCATGCCTTCGAGCAGTTGACCGACGCCAAACACCGCCAGTACGCCGAGCAGCGGGTACATCTCGAAACCACCGTACTGGAACAGCGCCGCCAATACGGCGGAGCCGAAACCGACCACGAAGCCCATGTACGGCACGATGCTGGCCAGACCGGCCAGCAGGCCGATCAGCAGGCCCAGCTCCAGCCCCACCAGCATCAGGCCACTGGCATAGATGAAGGCCAGCGCCAGCATCACCAGCAACTGGCCGCGGACGAAGGCACCGAGCACCTCGTGGCACTCGCCGACCAGCTTGACCACCAGCGACTCGCGCGCTCGCGGCAGCAGGTTGCGCAGCCGCCCTACCATCAGATCCCAGTCGCGCAACAGGTAGAAGGCCACCACCGGAATCAGCAGCAGGTTGCCCAGCCAGGCGAGCAGCGCCAGGCTCGAGGCCGTAGCCTGGGTCAGCACCGCCCCGACTATATCGGTGGTCTTGCCCAGATGCCCGGCCAGCGCGGCCTTGAGCTGATCGAAGCGCCAGAAGCCTTCGCCCAGCCCCAGCTGTGCCTGCACCCAGGGCAGGGCCTGGTGCTGCAGCCAGTCGAGGCCCTGCGGTGCCAGCTCGTACAGGCGCACCAGCTGGCGGCCGAGCATGGGCACCAGCACCAGCAGCAGAATCAGCAACAGCAGGCTGAACAGGGTGAATACCAGCACCACGCCCCAGGTGCGCGACAGCTTGTGGCGCTCCAGGCGATCCACCAGCGGGTCGCCCATGTAGGCCAGCAGCATGGCCACTAGGAACGGCGACAGTACCGGCGACAGCAGGTAGAGCAGCCAGCCGCACAGGCACAGCCCGGCCAGCCACATCCAACGCCGCGAATCGGTCATTTCAGACATTCCACCTTGCTCCATGCAGTGTTCCGCCCACTCAGACGGTGGGCGGGCTATCCGGTGTTACCAGTGAAAGCGCAGCAGATTGGCCGGCGCAGGCGCCGGCGTGGTGCCCAGCTGGGCGCTGGCATCCAGTGGCGCGGCCGTGGCCGGAACTTCCTGCAGGCCGGCCAGGCCCAGCTGGGCGCGCAGCTGCTCGCTGCTGGCGCTGACCTGCCAGGTCAGCTGGTCGC
The window above is part of the Pseudomonas alcaligenes genome. Proteins encoded here:
- the hda gene encoding DnaA regulatory inactivator Hda; translated protein: MKPVQLPLGVRLRDDATFANYYPGANAAALGYVERLCEADAGWTESLIYLWGSDGVGRSHLLQAACLRFEQRGEAVVYLPLAEVAEFGPQVLDNLEQCELVCLDDLDAVVGRADWEEALFHLFNRLRDSGRRLLLAAAAAPRELPLGLADLQSRLTLALVFQLHALSDEDKLRALQLRASRRGLHLTDEVGRFILTRGERSMSALFELLERLDQASLQAQRKLTIPFLKETLGW
- a CDS encoding AI-2E family transporter codes for the protein MTDSRRWMWLAGLCLCGWLLYLLSPVLSPFLVAMLLAYMGDPLVDRLERHKLSRTWGVVLVFTLFSLLLLILLLVLVPMLGRQLVRLYELAPQGLDWLQHQALPWVQAQLGLGEGFWRFDQLKAALAGHLGKTTDIVGAVLTQATASSLALLAWLGNLLLIPVVAFYLLRDWDLMVGRLRNLLPRARESLVVKLVGECHEVLGAFVRGQLLVMLALAFIYASGLMLVGLELGLLIGLLAGLASIVPYMGFVVGFGSAVLAALFQYGGFEMYPLLGVLAVFGVGQLLEGMLLTPMLVGDRIGLHPVAVIFAILAGGQLFGFVGVLLALPVAAIIMVLLRHAHDFYKLSELYGESSGASQDPPPNA